TCGACGCGAATGCGCGCGGACCGCTTGGATTCAAGCCGGAGCAGAACAGTATCGACGTGCATCCGGGTGAAGTGACGACGGTGATGTACGACGTGAGCAACCAGCAGGCGCGCACCATTCAGGCTCAAGCCATCCCGAGCTACGCGCCGAAGCAGGCTACCGAGTTCTTCAAGAAGATCGAGTGTTTTTGCTTTACGCAGCAGACGTTGAAGGCGAACGAATCGAAGCGGATGCCCGTCGTGTTCGTTGTCGATCCGAAGCTGCCGAAAGATGTGAAGACGATCACGTTGTCGTACACGTTCTTCGAACTGAACGCGCCTGCGCCCACGGCGCGCGGCACGGCAGGTCAGACGGCGGACGGTGCAGCGAAAGCAGCGAACCCGGCCTGACGCGTACCAACGACGCTTGCCCAAAGAAGGCGAGGATATGAACGATAGCGGTCGCGGCAGGAAGAGCAGTTTCGGCCAGTCGATGAAAGCGGTGATGTGGTCGTTTTTCGGCGTGCGCAAACGGCGCGATCTGGAAGCGGATGCCACACAGTTGAACCCGTTGCACGTGATCATCGCGGCGCTGATCGGCGCGGCGATTTTCATCGGGGTGTTGATCCTGATCGTGCGCGTGGTGGTCGGCTAGCAGGGCAAGGCGGCATGGCGGTCTTCGCGGAACCGAATGGATGGAGCAGGGCGGCGCAACGCAGCGCGCCGTTGGAGATAGAGCCGGGGCGCAGCGCAGTCGGCTGCGGATTCAACCGGACCAAGCAGAACAACTGGACTGAAGTGGAGAATCAACGATGAGCGGTCAAAACGAGAGCCCGTACTATTTCATACCGCACCCGTCGCGGCATCCGATCAGCGCTGCGATTGGCCTGCTGGTCATGCTCGGATCGTTTGCGGCGTGGGTGAACGGCGAGCCGTGGGCGCCCATCACGGCGCTGATCGGTCTGCTTTGGCTGCTTTTCACGCTGTATCACTGGTTCGGCGATGCGATCTCCGAGTCGGAAGGCGGGATGTACGGCAAGAAAGTCGATGCGTCGTACCGCTGGAGCATGAGCTGGTTCATCTTTTCGGAAGTGATGTTCTTCGGCGCGTTTTTCGGTGCGCTGTTCTATGCGCGCGAAATCGCGATGCACCAGCTCGGCAGTCTCGATTACAAGCTGATCTGGCCGGATTTCACGGCGGTATGGCCGAATATCGGACCGGCGGATCTCGTGTCGCACTTCAAGTCGATGACGCCGTGGCCCGTGCCGACCATCAATACGGCGCTGCTGCTGTCGTCGGGCGCGA
This is a stretch of genomic DNA from Paraburkholderia caribensis. It encodes these proteins:
- a CDS encoding cytochrome c oxidase assembly protein yields the protein MSTQPPAGADRSFNRPMLFKLVVVALLMFGFGFALVPMYRAICEVTGINNLVQRDATAREAKNTQVDMSRTISIEFDANARGPLGFKPEQNSIDVHPGEVTTVMYDVSNQQARTIQAQAIPSYAPKQATEFFKKIECFCFTQQTLKANESKRMPVVFVVDPKLPKDVKTITLSYTFFELNAPAPTARGTAGQTADGAAKAANPA
- a CDS encoding DUF2970 domain-containing protein, with the translated sequence MNDSGRGRKSSFGQSMKAVMWSFFGVRKRRDLEADATQLNPLHVIIAALIGAAIFIGVLILIVRVVVG
- a CDS encoding cytochrome c oxidase subunit 3, translating into MSGQNESPYYFIPHPSRHPISAAIGLLVMLGSFAAWVNGEPWAPITALIGLLWLLFTLYHWFGDAISESEGGMYGKKVDASYRWSMSWFIFSEVMFFGAFFGALFYAREIAMHQLGSLDYKLIWPDFTAVWPNIGPADLVSHFKSMTPWPVPTINTALLLSSGATLTVSHHALRDNHRTKAIAWLAATLVLGVSFLFLQGFEYFHAYNELNLTLASGVYGSTFFLLTGFHGFHVFLGGTMLAVVLVRMIRGHFTADHHFAFEGAAWYWHFVDVVWLGLYVVVYWL